In the Patescibacteria group bacterium genome, ACCAATAGAACAATACGCTCGAGACGATGAAGCTATTCGTGAGCAGGTAGCCAATACCGTTTGGCACGAAATCGCCCATCATTTTGGATATAGCGAAGAAGGAATAAAAATGTTGGAGAAGAAAAAGAGAAATAATAAAAAATAGACTGGCAAGAGGCCAGTCTATTTTTATAATAAGGAAGGACAGGGATTCGAAAGGCCAAGGCCGTCCACCATCATGCTAATAATCTATATATCAATTATATTTGTATTAAAAATAATTAAATACCCAAAACAATATTTCTTGCTTCTCACCACATCACATCAACACTATATAAAAAGCACTGCGTTTGCAGTGCTTTTAACATAGTGAGGAAGGACAGGGATTCGAACCCTATTTGGTGGTTTTTAATAAACACCACCAACAAAGGATTAAATGAGTTTAAGTAGATAGATAAAGGTTTTTCTCTTTGTCAGTTCATGACAGGAGATGACACGAGAACACTCTAGACTCCACTTCTTCGGCAATATGGCGTCAACGCCGCAACATAGAAGAGGTGGAATTTGGAGGGGGGGGTCTAACCACCCACCACCCCCTAGTTGAGTAGTTATATAAGCTGTTCGAAAATTTATAATATAGTTTTGAAAAAATGATGTCCGTGTTGTCCGCGCTACTCACAATACATAAATGAAAAAGGGGCTACTTTTATAAGTAACCCCTTTGTTTAAAATAGATAATTGGCACTTTCACCAAGTCCATATGCGACGCTAGTAAAAACGTTTGTTTTCTTTATTTTACCTTCACCAAATATCTCAGAAAATATTTTCATAATAAATGGAATATTTGAGGTTCCACCAGTTATGAAAACTTCATCAATGTCATTAAAATCAAGTCCTGAATCTTTAACAGTTTTTTCGATACAGCATTGCAAATCAATAAAATTATTGGTATTAATCGAAATGAATTCTTTCCTTGTCATTAATTCTTGAATAGAAATATTACCATGTTGAAATTTGATTTCTGCTTCATGATAATCAGACAAAGTTATTTTTGCGTTTTCAATTGCCCTAAAGAGAGAAAACCCAAAATTCTCTTTAATGATATCAAGCAATGCCTGCACTGCTTTTTGGTCGTCACAGTAATTAAACACCCTGAATATTGTTTCAAGGGTTTTTCTGTCTCTTAGGAGGGGAATTTTATGCCAATTACACAAAGTTCTTGCAATCCAAATTGGTAACGGCATTGAAAATTCACTTTCAGGCATTTTGTATGTAGCGTCTTTACCAAAATATTTAGCAATTTTTTCCCACATAACAGCTGAATCGAGTGAGTCGCCGCCAATATATACACCACCAAGAGATAAAATATCATTTTTTCTGTCAATCTCGAAAGATGAATTACCTCTTGTCTTTACTACAGCAAAGTCAGATGTTCCACCTCCAAAATCACCAATGAGAATAATTTTTTCTTGTGATTTTTCTAAATCTTTTTCGCAGAAAAATGCAGCACCAATGGGCTCATACTGGAATTGGATTTCTTTAAACCCAGAAATTCTTAAAGCCTCTTCAAGTCTTGCTTGAGCTAGATCATCTTTTTCTTTATCATCTGAAAAAACAACTGGTCTACCTACCACTATCCTATCAACAGATTCTCCAATAAGTTCTTCTCCAGCCTTTTTGACTCTACTAACCATTATTGAAACAAGTTTTTCAATTGTATATTTTTCTCCAAAAACATAGGTGTAGTTAAAAGACTTGTCAGGAAGAAATGATTTTATTGATTGCATAAATCTTCCTGAAGCATAATCATCAACGTAATTTTCTATTGCCTCTTGACCTGTAAATATCTGATTTTCTTCATTGAAATATATTACTGACCTCATCATATTGCTGTTTTGACTATACTTGTCGATTGGCAAAACTTTAACTTTCCCATTAATGTTAACTGACAGGGCCGAATTAGTGGTTCCAAAATCTAAGCCAAAGACCGTTCCCTTCATAATAATCTCCTTTATCTATATATTTTTAAATGAACGTTAATAAAAAATCCTGTGTAATGTTAGAACAAAATACCATAATTGTCAATTTATGTCAACCAAGCATAGCTCCCTCAATTTTCTTTATCATTTGTTTTTTCCCAACTTTGCTAATTTTATGATTAAATATTTTATTGTTTATTTTTTTTATTTCTAATTCATTGAGTTTAAAATCTGTTTTGATTTTTAGACCGTTAATTTTTTCATTAAAAATCCCTATATAATTAAAATAATCTTCTGATAAATATATGTCTCCAGTGTCTTTGTAATTCTTTAAGCTGTTGCACCTTATTAAAGAAGTTTCATGGTCTGATTCGACATAAATATAACGATCAGGAAATATCAATGAGTTTTTATTCTTTTTTAAAATTTTTAAAAACTCTTTCCTTTTATCAATAGCCCCTATTTTGGCCATAGAATAAACATGTGCAGCTACTGAAATAATACTACGATCCAACAAATCAATGTCATTTCTCAAGCACGTTGATCTAGCCTTATCAACTTCTAAAAATTTACTTTGAGTAGCCAAAAAATTAGTTTGATCAAAAGTAAGGTTATCAATAAAAAATGAATGCTCATTAATCTTGTTGTATCCAAACAAACTAGACAAATTATTTATTATAGTTGTTTTCCCGGAATATACATTTCCATCAAATGAAATTATCATAATGCTAGTTTACATTTCTTACATAGACTTAAATATTTTTGATTACCATTGTTATATATTGCTTCTCTATATTTTTGGTACAAACTTGATTCCCACACATTCAAGACAGATGATCTTTCTAGATTTCCAATTTTATGACTTATTTCCCAATCCATGCAACACAAAACGACATCCCCATTAAAAAGAACGTGAATTCTTTCGTTCGGTCTATTTTGCTCGCATCCAAATATTTCATTTTTTATAACATTATTCGAAAATTCCTTGACGCTTCCTGCCCTGTCTAAAAATCCCCAAAAATTAAAATTAATGTTATGTTTCTTGCAAAAATCTCTACATTTATTTTTTTCTTCTGTTTTTGAGTCTGGAAAATCAACCATTACTATTGATATATTTTCAATATTTTTTCTTAGTTTTTTGTTTTTTACTAACATTTTTAAATTTTCGTATGTTCTATTCCATTTAAGATTAGGCATTACTTTCTCATATGATATCTTAGAAAATCCAAAAATACTTATTCTTAATTCTTTAATTATAAAATTTGATAGTTTTTCTTGATTAATTTTATTCAACATTGAAAGATTGGAAGAGATTTCAATTTCAAATTCCGGATCAGTCTTATTGATATAATCGAGTCTTTTAAAAAAATGCGGGTCAAGAAAAGGTTCGTTATTAAAATATGGAACAACTCTTTTAATCCCTAAATTTCTTGATTCATCAATTATTTTTTTAAATAGATCAAAAGACATTATCCCCATTTTTTGAGTTTTTGAAACTCTCGAATGAGGGCATATTATACATCCTGCGTTACAATATGAAGTTGTTTGTATTTCGATCGCTTTTGGTTTTTCTATTTTCATCTAATTCTTTCTAACCCAGAATACAACATGTCTATCACATTGTTTCCATTTTTCTGAGATGTTAGATTTATAATTTGATAGTATAATATTCTTAATTCTGAAATATTTTTTCTAAAATCATTCGAAAATATTATTTGTTTTTTTGTATCTATTTTTTCTCCTCTTTCAAACACTTTTATTAAGAAAAGTAAGTATTTGTATATTGATTTATTTATTTTGTCTTTATGGCTTAGAAATTCTTTTCTTTTGTTAAGTAATATTTTTTCTATCATTGGTTTATCTCTTTTTATTAAGTGATTCAGCAAATTCTCTGTGCTGCAATAATATTCAAACTCAACCATTTCTCTCCCAATCTTTTCTCCAAACTGTTCTTTTATATAAGAAAATAAATTTCCAACCTTTTTGTCTTTAAATCTATACCCATAAGTAATGTTTTTGTATGTCAAATTATTTTTAAGAAGCTTCTCTTTTTTCAGTTTGCAAAAAAGATTACTCCCCGGAACCACTCTAACTGGTTCCAGTATGGTTCCTATTCTATAAATTTTATTAATTTTATTTAAAAAATTAATATTTATTTTAATGTCTTCAAGACTTGCAAATGGCTCAAAAACAATAAAGCCTATGTGAACATCCACACCATATGTTTCCAATTTTTTTCTTAAAGATATAAATAAATCTTCATCTGATTTTCTTCCCAATGTTTTTTGAGAGTTTTCTGAGACATTTTCTACTCCGAGAAAGACTCTCACGAGACCAGCCTTAACCATTTTCTTTAAAACTTTTTCGTCGACAAATGGCCTACATCTGAGATACACATAAAATTTTATTTTTATTTTTCTTTTTAATATTTCATTACATATTCTTATAACTCTCTCATTGTCATCTGAAGACCCCCAGAAAATACTATCATTAAAGATAAAAAGATTTTTCCCAAGCTTCTTGTTTAAACTTTCTATTTCATCTACCACTTTTATTGAACTTCTATAATCTATACTTGGTCCATTCTTAGAGATATTTTTACTTAGTGGGATATGACAGAATGGGCACATATATCGACATCCCCTAGATGATTCTATGTTTATAAAGGCACCTGACTCATTTTTTTCTAGATCTCTAGAGGGCAAAGGAAGGTTGTTTAAAGATACATAATTATTTAAAGGAGAGTGTTTTACTATTTTATTTTTATATACATAGATTCCACCCAATAATTCATTAAATTTCTTTTTCTTCTTAATAGAATCTACAATATGCTCAGCTGTTGCTTCTACCTGATCAACAATTATTCCGTCAATCCATTTATTCTCCTCTATAATCGAAGGGCTGTTAAGAACAGAAAACGGGCCACAAAGAAATATATATGAGTTTGGAGCGTGTTTTTTTAGGGCTTTTAAATTCAAAAAAAAGATTGGCAAAATCTTTAAAATTTGGCTTAGCAAAAATTACCAATTTTTCTTTATCACTTACGTCCAAAAGACTTCGGATTGTACCAAGGTTACTTT is a window encoding:
- a CDS encoding Hsp70 family protein, which produces MKGTVFGLDFGTTNSALSVNINGKVKVLPIDKYSQNSNMMRSVIYFNEENQIFTGQEAIENYVDDYASGRFMQSIKSFLPDKSFNYTYVFGEKYTIEKLVSIMVSRVKKAGEELIGESVDRIVVGRPVVFSDDKEKDDLAQARLEEALRISGFKEIQFQYEPIGAAFFCEKDLEKSQEKIILIGDFGGGTSDFAVVKTRGNSSFEIDRKNDILSLGGVYIGGDSLDSAVMWEKIAKYFGKDATYKMPESEFSMPLPIWIARTLCNWHKIPLLRDRKTLETIFRVFNYCDDQKAVQALLDIIKENFGFSLFRAIENAKITLSDYHEAEIKFQHGNISIQELMTRKEFISINTNNFIDLQCCIEKTVKDSGLDFNDIDEVFITGGTSNIPFIMKIFSEIFGEGKIKKTNVFTSVAYGLGESANYLF
- a CDS encoding deoxynucleoside kinase translates to MIISFDGNVYSGKTTIINNLSSLFGYNKINEHSFFIDNLTFDQTNFLATQSKFLEVDKARSTCLRNDIDLLDRSIISVAAHVYSMAKIGAIDKRKEFLKILKKNKNSLIFPDRYIYVESDHETSLIRCNSLKNYKDTGDIYLSEDYFNYIGIFNEKINGLKIKTDFKLNELEIKKINNKIFNHKISKVGKKQMIKKIEGAMLG
- a CDS encoding SPASM domain-containing protein, which codes for MKIEKPKAIEIQTTSYCNAGCIICPHSRVSKTQKMGIMSFDLFKKIIDESRNLGIKRVVPYFNNEPFLDPHFFKRLDYINKTDPEFEIEISSNLSMLNKINQEKLSNFIIKELRISIFGFSKISYEKVMPNLKWNRTYENLKMLVKNKKLRKNIENISIVMVDFPDSKTEEKNKCRDFCKKHNINFNFWGFLDRAGSVKEFSNNVIKNEIFGCEQNRPNERIHVLFNGDVVLCCMDWEISHKIGNLERSSVLNVWESSLYQKYREAIYNNGNQKYLSLCKKCKLAL
- a CDS encoding radical SAM protein, yielding MPIFFLNLKALKKHAPNSYIFLCGPFSVLNSPSIIEENKWIDGIIVDQVEATAEHIVDSIKKKKKFNELLGGIYVYKNKIVKHSPLNNYVSLNNLPLPSRDLEKNESGAFINIESSRGCRYMCPFCHIPLSKNISKNGPSIDYRSSIKVVDEIESLNKKLGKNLFIFNDSIFWGSSDDNERVIRICNEILKRKIKIKFYVYLRCRPFVDEKVLKKMVKAGLVRVFLGVENVSENSQKTLGRKSDEDLFISLRKKLETYGVDVHIGFIVFEPFASLEDIKININFLNKINKIYRIGTILEPVRVVPGSNLFCKLKKEKLLKNNLTYKNITYGYRFKDKKVGNLFSYIKEQFGEKIGREMVEFEYYCSTENLLNHLIKRDKPMIEKILLNKRKEFLSHKDKINKSIYKYLLFLIKVFERGEKIDTKKQIIFSNDFRKNISELRILYYQIINLTSQKNGNNVIDMLYSGLERIR